The Silvibacterium dinghuense DNA window CAGGATGCCCTGCCAGCTGCCGTCCGAGGCTCTCCTCCGCCTGCGAGTGCCATGGCTTATCCGCTGAAGCGGGCGCACTCTGAGCCCATGCCAGGTTGATGCCTGCACCGACAACTGCAGCCAATCCAAGGACCGGATATCGAGCCAGATACCGCTTGCGCATGATCTTTCCGTATATCGCCGCGACCATAGCGGGTTCAGGCCCCGCGGGGGACGAAAGATGTGGGTACCGCGAATGGGAATTCACGGCTTAAACCCAGTGTATACCGCACTTGCCTCGATAACCGGCACTCCGGAATTGCCTCCTTCCACGTCTTCCCATGGCAAAAATCCCTGCCGATACCATATCCTCCGGCATGGAAAACACCCCTGCTACCACTCCCCACCACACCCTCACCAGCCGGCCAACCTGCCGATGCGTAGTCCATCGCTCTACCGGCCTATCGGCAGCAGCTCAAAGCCTCATCCCTAATAAAAAGCATTTCTGCGCCATACCGCTCCGGGCTTTCCACTGCGCAGCATCTGCAATCCAGACAAGGATTTATTTCCCGGATCATTTTGCCTGAGCAGCCGCTTCGCTGCACTGAAACTTTTGCTCTTTTCCCCTTACTCCCACCTTTGTCGCATTTCTCTACTCGCTCATTCTTGAGAAGATAGATAGGATCATCCTGCCGAAGTCAGCATCGCTTATCGTGCCCTTCGGTCCGGCTTGCGAGGCTATGTGCTCCTGAGACCACCGTCACCGGCTCCGCTGATACTCCTCGTTTCCCATATTCCGGCCTATCGTGCACTCGCCGCCGGGCTGCTTACCGGCGTTGCCGTCATCGCTCTGCTCTGTTTCTATCTCTGGCTTCGCGAACGGCAGACGCGCGCGCACGCCGTCCATCTGGAAGCCCAGCTTGACCAGCGAACCGCAGCCCTCGAAGAAGAGCGCCGCAAGCTCGCCAGCACCCGTGATGCGCTCATCGAACAGGCCAGCCGCGATCCTCTCACCGGCCTGCTCAATTACGGCTCTGCTCACGATGTCCTGGTGCGCGAACTCTCCCGCGCAGGCCGCGAGGCAACCTCACTCACCACGATCCTGGTGGAAATCGATGAGCTACAGGAGTTTATCGACCATCGCGGGCACATGGCCGCCGACGAAATCCTGCGCGAAACCGCCCATCGTCTCGCCGCCTCCATCCGTGTCTACGACACGGTGAGCCGCTTCGGCATCCACGAATTCCTTATCCTGATGCCCCAGTTCGACGGCTTCCGCGACCCACACCGCATCCAGGCTGTCCACGATGCTCTCTGCCTCGATCCTGTCTGGCTTCCCGGCGGCTCGACCCCTGTCAGCTGCAGCTTTGGCGTCGCCGTTCTCAACGGGGAATCCGGCGTAACCGCCGAAGAGCTTCTTCTACAGGCAGATAAGGCATTGCAGAAGGCCAAGTACAGCGGCCGCAACCGCATCGAGTACGAGGTTTACCACCCATAAGGCATTTATTATCAATGTTTTAAATATCAAGCTAAAATTCTTCTGCATTGCAGCTAACTAATTAACTAGTTGCCGCGTCGAATTCAGTACAGGGCAATTCACCGCCCGGAGGTCCATTCATGCCGCCAAAGCGTTCCATCACACTCACCGAAGCCGAACTCCGGCTCATGAAGGTGCTCTGGGAACGCGGCGAATCGGCCGTCTCGGACCTCACTGCCGCGGTTTCCGAAGAAAGACCCCTCGCCTACACCTCTGTGCTGACGACGGTGCGCATCCTCGAGGAAAAGGGTTACGTCCGCCATCGACAGGAGGGCCGGGCCTTCCTCTATAGTCCCTGCATCGACGAATCCGAGGCTGGCCGCACCGAAGTCCGGCATCTTCTCAACCGCTTCTTCGGTAACTCGCGCGAGCGGCTTCTTCTCTCCCTGCTCGGCGACGAAGAGCTCGCCCCGGCGGAGATCCGCCGCCTGCGCCAGGCCATCAATGCTCTTCCCGAAGACGAAATATCCGGCGGCAGCTCCAAGGAGACGGCTCGATGAACCTGTCTCTCGCCCATTTCCTGACTTCTGCTTCTGCCGCAGCAGCGGGAGCGCTCATCTCCGCCATCTGGCAGGGGGCTGCCCTCGCTGCACTGGTTGCGCTTTGCCTGCGTTTCGCGAAAGGCATGACTCCTGCCGTCCGTTCGCTTCTCTGGACCGCGACCTTCACTCTCGCCATCCTGCTGCACCTGACTCCATTCCTGCTGCACAGTAAATCGGACGCTGTACTCGGTAATGCACCGCACAGTGCCGCAGCCTTGAGGCTGGACGCACGTTGGAGCCTGGCCATCGCCGCAGTCTGGCTTACGCTATCCCTGGTGCGCATGGCGCAGTTGGCACGAAGCTGGATCGCCCTCCGGCGCATTGTCCGCTCTGCCGGTCCGGTCGAGTCTGTGGCTGTAGCCTCGGAGCTCCTGCACGCAGGCCGCCGCACCGCGATTCTCTGCACCTCTGACCAGGTGGATCGCCCCAGCGTTCTCGGTTTCTTCCAGCCGCGCGTGCTTATCCCCGCCGGGCTCTATCAGCAGCTCTCCACCGCCGAGTTGGAACACATCGTGCTGCACGAGATGGAGCACCTGCGCCGCCGCGATGACTGGGTCAACCTCTTCCAGAAGCTCGCTCTCGCACTCTTCCCGCTCAACCCAGCCATGCTCTGGGTTGAGCGCCGTCTCTCGATCGAACGCGAACTGGCCTGCGATGACCACGTCCTGGCATGCACCCGCGCACGCAAGACCTACGCTACCTGCCTCGTCAATCTCGCCGAGCACTCGGTGCTGAGCCGCCGTCTTTCGCTCGCTCTCGGCGCCTGGGAGCGCCGTTCCGAGCTGGCCCGCCGCGTCCTCCGCATCCTGCATGACTCCGAAGGCCGGATGACCACCCGCCGCCTCCGTGCGGTGACCGCTATGCTCATCGCGGGCATGCTCGCCGGCACTGCAGAGCTTGCCCGCGAACCCCGTCTCGTTGCCTTTACCTCTGCCTCTGCAACCACCGAGACAGCCGATGCGGTCGATACGGTTCTTCCCGGCGCTCCGTCTTATATCCCCGCGAACTTCACTGCCGCGCGTCGTCCGGCTCACGCTGTCGATGCGGTGTATCGCGTCCCCGAGCAGCCCATAACCGGCACTCAGAACAGCCACGGGAAATCAGGCTCTATCGGCAGGCCACGCCAGCAGCAGCCACAGACAAAGGCTGTCTCGCTGAATCTGCAGCACTCTACCGCCCGCATCACCCAGCTCGCGCAGAATGAGCCTCCGGCAGCCATGACTCTTCCGGATAGCCTGGCTGTCAGCCTCCGCGCTCATGAAGAGCGGCAGAATATACTCCGGAGCCAGGCAGTCGTCGTGCTCGCTACCTGGACCGAGTATCAAACGGAAGAAGCGATCCCATCTGACAACCAGTCTCCGGATCGCTCTGCAGCAGCTCACACATCCGGTGCGCGCTCCCGCGTTCACTCCCAGGTGCAGTTTCTGGTTGCGCGCCCACTTCCGCCTTCCTACGCCGCCATCCCGACACCCGATGGCTGGCTGATTCTTCAGCTCTAACGACCTCCACAGAACCAAACCCCTTACCCTCTCGAGGAGAAGTAAAAATCCATGCAAGCACCAACTAATCAATTAGTCGATAAGGCGAAGAAATTCGCCATCCCTGCAACACTCATCGGGTCCTTCGTTCTCGGCGCGGCTCTTTTCGTAGGCCACGGCGGCGTCCATGCCGCAGGCATCGACAATCCATCGCCGCTCGATGACAACTCCGTAGCTGCCCTCACCGCTCTCGACAAAGCCATGGAGTCGGTCACACAGCGGGTTACGCCCGCTGTCGTCAACATCGCCGTCACCGCTCGCGTCAGCCCTGACGAGCAGCAACAGCAGGGCCAGATGCAAGGACTGCCTCCGGGCTTTGCGCAGTTCTTCGGCTTTGGCGGCGGCCAGATGCAGCCCCAGCCACAGATCGAGCATGGTGTCGGCTCGGGCGTTATCATCTCGCCGGATGGCTACATCGTGACCAACAACCACGTCGTCAAGGGCGCGACACAGATCAAGGTCACACTGCACGATCGCCGCGTGCTCAATGCAAAGCTCATCGGCACCGATAAGCTCACCGACCTTGCCATCGTAAAGATCGATGCCAGCAACCTGCCGACCATCTCCTGGGGTGACTCGAGCAAGCTCGAACCCGGCCAGACTGTCCTCGCCTTCGGCAGCCCCTTCGGTTACTTCCAGTTCTCGGTAACACGCGGCATCGTCAGCGCCGTCAACCGCCAGAACCCCTACTCCGACGATCTCCGCAAGCCGGGCGGCTACATCCAGACCGACGCCGCCATCAACCCGGGCAACTCCGGCGGTCCGCTTGTCAACGCGCACGGACAGCTCATCGGCATCAACACCTTCATCATCTCCGATAACGGCTCCTTTGCCGGCGCCGGCTTCGCCATCCCCTCGCAGACCGTCCACGCTGTCGCCGATCAGCTCATCAAGACCGGCAAGGTCGAGCATGGCTACCTGGGTATCTCCATCGGCGACATCACCCCGGACAACGCGCACTTCTTCAAGCTCGATAAGGCTTCCGGGGCCCTGATCTCGCAGGTTACGCCGGATTCTCCGGCCAGCCGCGCCGGCCTCAAGACCGGAGACGTCATTGTCTCCATCAATGGCCAGCCCGTCGACACCGGCAGCGCACTCCAGCTTCGCGTCAGCGAACTCACCCCCGGCACCGCTATCTCGCTCGGCATTGTCCGCGACGGCAAAACCCTCACCATCAATGCCACTGTCGGCCAGTACCACGGCAAGAGCGGCGAGGCCGCCGGCGAAGAGGACAACGGCCAGTCCCCCGCGCAGGGTGTGAAGCTCGGCGTCGGTGTGACCGACCTTACCGATGACATCCGTCAACAGCTCAACGTCCCCGATCAGGTGCATGGCGTCGTCATCCAGAGCGTCCGCCCCGGCAGCCCGGCTGATGAGGTACTCCAGCGCGGCGACATTGTGCTCGAAATCAACCGCATTCCAGTGACTTCCGCCGATCAGTTCATTAAGGAAGTACACAACCAGCCGGCAGACAAAGACGTCCTGCTTCTGGTCTGGGAAAAGGGCAACACCAGCTACCGCACCCTTCGTCCCGACACCGGCAACAACACGAACAGCAACAACGACGACAACAACTAATCCCGTTCCTTGTCATAACGAAGGAGCAACAGAAAGGGGCTGCCATCATGGCAGCCCCTTTTCCCTGCAAGCGCTCGATAAAGAGCGCTACACCTCAGCCCATTCGCGCAAAAGATTGTGATATACGCTGGTCAGCTCCACCAGGGACGGATGATTCTCCATATCTCGTCCCACCTTTTGAATCGCCACATCGAGGTTCAGTAGCAGGCTGCGATGCGCGTCGCTGCGAACCATACTCTGCAGCCAGAAAAAGGAACACACCCGGCTGCCCCGCGTTACAGGGAGCACACGATGAAGGCTGGTCGAGGGATATAGCACCATGTGTCCGGCGGGCAGCTTCACCGAGTGCGCGCCGTAGGTATCCTCGACAAGCAGTTCTCCGCCGTCATACTCTTCAGGGCTGCTCAGGAACAGCGTCACCGAAAGATCCGTGCGGATCTGCTCGCCCGTGCCTGGAATGCGGCGGATCGAGTTATCCACGTGACTGCCGAAAGAGTGGCCTCCGTTGTAGCGGTTGAAGAGCGGCGGAAAAATTTTGGCAGGCAGCGCCGCCGAGATAAATAGCGGATTGCGCTCCAGCGCCTGCACAACTCTCCGTCCCAGCGTGATCGCAACCGGGCTCGACTCCGGCAGCTGCACATTGTCTTTCACGCGAGCCGACTGATAGCCGGCCGTGACCTTTCCATCCACCCAGTCTGCACGATCAAGCTCGTTGCGGAACTGAACAACCTCTTCCTGGCTTAGCACTTCGGGGATCTGAATCAACATTTGTCTTACCTCATTCCGGACTCGCGGCTAAGCTGCCAGCGTGTCCGCAAAATCTCTAACCTCGCGCTGCTCATAGCTCGCGAGAAATACCTTCATCTTTTCGAGGAATGCCGGCGTTGCCGTCTCCGGCACCTTCCGCAGCCAGTAAAGCGCGCCGAGCAGATCGCCTTCTTCGATAAGAAAACGCGCGTAGTTGAACTGTCCGCGAAAGTCTCCAGTCACCGCTGCCCGGCGATAGTGCTCGCGCGCCGTCGCGCGATCCTGCCGCACCACCCAGCCGTCCTCGTAGAAGCCTCCAAGCAGGTTGATGGACTTCTCATGTCCAAGATCGGCAGCCCGGCGCAACCAGTGATACGCCTCCACCTTGTCCTGCGCCACGCCTTCACCCAGAATCAATAGCGTTGCCAGGTTGTACATGCCCCAGTCGAGCCCGCGTTCGGCAGCCTTGCGAAACCACCGCTCTGCCAGCGTCGCGTTACGGGCGATGCCCCATCCCTGATCCAGGCAGCGGCCCACCATGTTGACGGCCATCACGTCGCCTCCCTGCGCCGCGCGCTCAAACCAGTGCAGCGCCGCCGAAGGATTACGCTCTACATGCTTGCCGTCGAGCAGCATCTGCCCATAAAGCACCTGTGCCTGGTGCACGCCGCGCATCGCCGCAGCGCGCACCATCTCGTATGACTCTTCTTCCACCTGCAGCATCGTCTGGCCTAAAACTTCACGTTGAAACCGAGCGTTCCGGAACGTCCGGGAGCCATCTGCGCATAGTGCGTTGCATAGGCCTCGTCGTAATAGAGCTTGTCGC harbors:
- a CDS encoding Do family serine endopeptidase, with protein sequence MQAPTNQLVDKAKKFAIPATLIGSFVLGAALFVGHGGVHAAGIDNPSPLDDNSVAALTALDKAMESVTQRVTPAVVNIAVTARVSPDEQQQQGQMQGLPPGFAQFFGFGGGQMQPQPQIEHGVGSGVIISPDGYIVTNNHVVKGATQIKVTLHDRRVLNAKLIGTDKLTDLAIVKIDASNLPTISWGDSSKLEPGQTVLAFGSPFGYFQFSVTRGIVSAVNRQNPYSDDLRKPGGYIQTDAAINPGNSGGPLVNAHGQLIGINTFIISDNGSFAGAGFAIPSQTVHAVADQLIKTGKVEHGYLGISIGDITPDNAHFFKLDKASGALISQVTPDSPASRAGLKTGDVIVSINGQPVDTGSALQLRVSELTPGTAISLGIVRDGKTLTINATVGQYHGKSGEAAGEEDNGQSPAQGVKLGVGVTDLTDDIRQQLNVPDQVHGVVIQSVRPGSPADEVLQRGDIVLEINRIPVTSADQFIKEVHNQPADKDVLLLVWEKGNTSYRTLRPDTGNNTNSNNDDNN
- a CDS encoding tetratricopeptide repeat protein yields the protein MLQVEEESYEMVRAAAMRGVHQAQVLYGQMLLDGKHVERNPSAALHWFERAAQGGDVMAVNMVGRCLDQGWGIARNATLAERWFRKAAERGLDWGMYNLATLLILGEGVAQDKVEAYHWLRRAADLGHEKSINLLGGFYEDGWVVRQDRATAREHYRRAAVTGDFRGQFNYARFLIEEGDLLGALYWLRKVPETATPAFLEKMKVFLASYEQREVRDFADTLAA
- a CDS encoding GGDEF domain-containing protein, producing the protein MLLRPPSPAPLILLVSHIPAYRALAAGLLTGVAVIALLCFYLWLRERQTRAHAVHLEAQLDQRTAALEEERRKLASTRDALIEQASRDPLTGLLNYGSAHDVLVRELSRAGREATSLTTILVEIDELQEFIDHRGHMAADEILRETAHRLAASIRVYDTVSRFGIHEFLILMPQFDGFRDPHRIQAVHDALCLDPVWLPGGSTPVSCSFGVAVLNGESGVTAEELLLQADKALQKAKYSGRNRIEYEVYHP
- a CDS encoding Fe2+-dependent dioxygenase; translated protein: MLIQIPEVLSQEEVVQFRNELDRADWVDGKVTAGYQSARVKDNVQLPESSPVAITLGRRVVQALERNPLFISAALPAKIFPPLFNRYNGGHSFGSHVDNSIRRIPGTGEQIRTDLSVTLFLSSPEEYDGGELLVEDTYGAHSVKLPAGHMVLYPSTSLHRVLPVTRGSRVCSFFWLQSMVRSDAHRSLLLNLDVAIQKVGRDMENHPSLVELTSVYHNLLREWAEV
- a CDS encoding M56 family metallopeptidase, coding for MNLSLAHFLTSASAAAAGALISAIWQGAALAALVALCLRFAKGMTPAVRSLLWTATFTLAILLHLTPFLLHSKSDAVLGNAPHSAAALRLDARWSLAIAAVWLTLSLVRMAQLARSWIALRRIVRSAGPVESVAVASELLHAGRRTAILCTSDQVDRPSVLGFFQPRVLIPAGLYQQLSTAELEHIVLHEMEHLRRRDDWVNLFQKLALALFPLNPAMLWVERRLSIERELACDDHVLACTRARKTYATCLVNLAEHSVLSRRLSLALGAWERRSELARRVLRILHDSEGRMTTRRLRAVTAMLIAGMLAGTAELAREPRLVAFTSASATTETADAVDTVLPGAPSYIPANFTAARRPAHAVDAVYRVPEQPITGTQNSHGKSGSIGRPRQQQPQTKAVSLNLQHSTARITQLAQNEPPAAMTLPDSLAVSLRAHEERQNILRSQAVVVLATWTEYQTEEAIPSDNQSPDRSAAAHTSGARSRVHSQVQFLVARPLPPSYAAIPTPDGWLILQL
- a CDS encoding BlaI/MecI/CopY family transcriptional regulator gives rise to the protein MPPKRSITLTEAELRLMKVLWERGESAVSDLTAAVSEERPLAYTSVLTTVRILEEKGYVRHRQEGRAFLYSPCIDESEAGRTEVRHLLNRFFGNSRERLLLSLLGDEELAPAEIRRLRQAINALPEDEISGGSSKETAR